One Lujinxingia sediminis DNA window includes the following coding sequences:
- a CDS encoding IS256 family transposase: protein MTKKRRGGRRRSADERMLPEALEELLRPMAREAAREQMTLGQVVSSSPMSELLGRFVELMLEAEQEHHLGYGWGERESEALRFGNRRNGYGSKVLKTQFGEVPISVPRDREGSFLPRVVPKHGQLSETIAGQILSLYTSGMSQRDIHRHVEELYNIEVDDGLVSRVVARVEPELIAWRNRPLEAVWPCIFVDALYVNTRHESGVERTAVYTAVGYNCEGIRQILGVWMAGEGQKSESASFWHQVLLDLKRRGVEDIFILCADGLSGMEQAVATNFPQTRFQRCVVHLIRNSMRYVPSKLRQEASADVRAIYQAVSFEAAKFALQQLQEKWRRKEPHLCDVWKNALPHLENLWTYGYALRRMVYTTNMVENLHRQIRKVTKTKSSFPNHDSALRLITLKLREIHDGFKLPRSDWAAIRSELELTFQDRVPNYVPWEGRADS from the coding sequence ATGACGAAGAAACGCCGTGGTGGTCGCCGAAGAAGTGCTGATGAACGGATGCTCCCCGAAGCACTTGAGGAGTTGTTACGGCCGATGGCCCGTGAGGCTGCCAGAGAGCAGATGACGCTGGGTCAGGTCGTGAGCTCTTCGCCGATGTCAGAGCTGTTGGGGAGGTTCGTGGAGCTCATGTTGGAGGCCGAGCAGGAGCATCATCTGGGCTACGGATGGGGGGAGCGCGAGAGTGAGGCTCTGCGCTTTGGCAACCGGCGAAATGGTTATGGAAGCAAGGTCTTAAAGACGCAATTTGGGGAGGTGCCCATCTCGGTGCCGCGGGACCGGGAAGGCAGTTTTTTGCCCCGGGTTGTGCCCAAGCACGGGCAGCTCAGCGAGACTATCGCCGGGCAGATTCTCTCACTTTACACCAGTGGTATGTCGCAGCGAGACATTCACCGTCATGTTGAGGAACTCTACAATATCGAGGTCGACGACGGACTGGTGAGCCGGGTGGTGGCCAGGGTTGAGCCGGAGCTTATTGCGTGGCGAAACCGTCCTTTGGAGGCAGTCTGGCCCTGTATTTTTGTCGACGCCCTCTATGTAAATACACGCCACGAGAGCGGTGTTGAGCGCACCGCGGTCTACACAGCAGTAGGCTACAACTGCGAGGGCATCCGCCAGATTCTCGGGGTCTGGATGGCCGGCGAAGGGCAGAAATCGGAGAGCGCGAGCTTCTGGCATCAAGTGTTGCTCGACCTGAAGCGGCGAGGAGTGGAGGACATTTTCATCCTCTGCGCCGACGGTCTCAGCGGGATGGAGCAGGCCGTGGCCACGAATTTCCCACAGACTCGCTTCCAGCGTTGCGTGGTGCATCTGATTCGCAACAGCATGCGCTATGTGCCCAGCAAACTACGCCAGGAGGCCTCCGCCGATGTACGCGCTATCTATCAGGCCGTCTCCTTCGAAGCAGCGAAGTTTGCGCTGCAACAACTCCAGGAGAAGTGGCGTCGAAAAGAGCCCCACCTCTGCGATGTGTGGAAAAATGCCCTGCCTCACCTGGAGAACCTGTGGACCTACGGCTACGCATTGCGGCGGATGGTATACACCACAAACATGGTCGAAAACCTCCACCGCCAGATACGCAAAGTCACCAAAACCAAGAGCAGCTTCCCCAATCACGACAGTGCTCTGCGTCTGATTACCCTGAAGCTGCGTGAGATTCACGACGGATTCAAGCTACCCCGCAGCGACTGGGCTGCCATTCGCTCTGAGCTTGAACTGACGTTTCAAGACCGCGTTCCAAACTACGTTCCGTGGGAAGGCCGCGCAGATAGTTAA